DNA from Algisphaera agarilytica:
GTAGGTCAGGTCTTCGACCTGACATTCTCATAAGTCAAAGATGCACGCGTCAGGTCGAAGACCTGACCTACAAAACGACCCGCGTTGCGAAGCAACGTCGCTACCTCAGAAAACGTTCGGCGCGCAGCCCAAGCCCCTAAGCCCCCAACACCCATTTCCCAACTTGCCAAAGAGCGAACGCCCGGCTCAACCCCGCCACACGCATCGGCCCGTGTCGCGCAGTTCACTTCAAGCCAACGTCCTCGACCCGCGTGCTGGGGGTGGCCGCGCGATTACGCCACGGTCCATCGTGTCTGTTGCCGGCAAGGTAGCTCACCGACGAACGCCGAAACCCCCACGCTTTACAACGCGAGCCCGGCCTTCCCCACGCATCTCACGGAACGGTCCTTGCCTGAAACCGTCCCGCCGCCGCAGGGTTGTACCCCCCTAAGCAATATGGCAATCGGCGGCGAAGCACGGCAAGAAACGGCGAGCGGCCGAATCTCCTATGAATCCAAGGGCTTAGCGATCTGAGGCCCAGTCACGGGCCTTGCGTGCGCTCCAAATCAAAATGGCAACGCCTCGCCGATCGCTCAATCGAGTGACGGCGATATGGCAAATTGATCCCGCTTCACGGCCCCGTTAAACGGGTTTCGAGCGGCCGCTCCCTGTGCGCTGTGCGCGCAGCGTGCGCAGAGGTGACCAATCTGTAACCACGGAGTTTCCGACATTCTTAGCCCAGGTCCACGAAAACAAGCCCACACGTTGGAGGGCTTTTCCGAGGGTGAAGATGTCGCCGGGTCGTTCGGCTCGCTGCCGACCCGGTTTGGTTCAGTCAGAACAGGCTGCGCTGACCGGCCGCCTCCTTGCTCGCCGACGATCGGCGGGAACGCGACCGGCTCGCCAGGTGGGTCAGGCCCATCCGGCGGAGCATGTCTTGGTAACGGGTAAAGTCTTCGGGGACCTTGGCGATCCAATAGCCGCTGAAGTCTGAGCTGATCGGCACCCCCTTGTCGCGCATCGATCGCACCAATATGCGGACCCCCTTCTTGCGGGAGTCGTCGGAGCCATTTACGCGGACCTTCAGAGCCTTGGCAAGCATCAGCGCATTGGCCTTACGCGCTCCGCGGCGGTGACGTCGGTCCTCCAAGAAGCGCAGCAGGTCGTGCTCCTGGTCCGTGAGGTCGTGATGTCTGCCGTCGCGTCCTTGCTCGGGCATTGGGCGTCTCCTAGATCACGAGTTCTTCCGGGGCGAGTCGTTCGGCAAGCCGGACCTTGAGCAGCTCTAGCTCCCCGCCCATGTGTTTCAGGCGGCGGGCGTTCTTGACCAGGTCCATCACGGTGCTGTGGCTGTCGAGTTCCAGCTCGACGGCGATTTCCTGGTAGGTGAGGTCTAGCTCTTCGTACATGAGCACCGCGGCGTAGGTCCGGCAGCGGACGAATGAGCTGCCCTGGCTATTGCTGGTGATGATCTTCCGGGGCCACGTCGTGAAGCCCTGGATTACCGCGAAAACGCACGTAATCTGCTCTTCCCGGATCATGCAGCCACCAGTCTGGTCGTCGAACGAATCCCATTCCCGATTGTTTTCTGCGTCTCCGATCCGCTGTATAAAACAGGGGATAATCTCCAAATTTTTCTGGGATCAAATTCAAAATGCCTAAAGACGAATCCGAACACACCCAAGACAAGTACATCATCAAGGTCCCAGGGGAGGGTGAGAATAGAGAGTACGTTGTCGATGGAATCGATGAGCTTAAAGAGTTCCTGGTAGCACAGAAGGAATTCGTTCGCCTCATTACTGAGAGTAATCCTCAAGACGGCCGAGATCGGGGCTATGTCAGCCACCCCCTGGTAAACCAGGTCGTCCGGAGGATGCAGTGGATACAACGGTTCGATCGCGACGAGTTCGAGCAAATGCAGGACAAAGGCGACGGAGACGCCCTGAGCACATACGTCAAGCGTACTCTTATCGAACTTAACTCCTGGCTTAGTGAAACCAAGATGCCAACTAGGGACTCGCTGCTGGGTGAGACCCTCATCGATATACATGATCGGGCAGGCTTGCCGGGAACGATCAACGCGCTGGCTTATCTTTTGAACGAATCGACTACGCCAATGGTTGCCCACGGAAGACCGTTGGCCGCCTCTGAGATGACTCAGTGGGCTGCTGATGGCGTCGCTTCCATCAAACTTGCACAAATGGGGCTGTCTGAGTCGCTGACTTTGGAGCGTATGCTCCATCAAAAGCTTGATGATTTTGCGAAGAGAAGCGATGAAGCACTTGGCTCCATTGAGCAGAGCAAAGACACATTTAACGATTTCTATGCCACCTCGGTGGAGCAGATGAAAGACTTCGGCCGAAACGTTGGCACGGCTTTGAATAATTTCAACAGCGTTTTCGAGGACGAAAAGAAGGCCAGGGCCGATGAATTTCAGGCAGCGTCTTCCAATTGGCAAGTGGTTCTCGAAGATATGCAAAAGACACAACAAACTGCCATTAATGACCTCGATGCCTTCATGAGGCTGAGCCCGGCTACACGGTTTTGGAATCGCCGAGACAAAGAGGCCAGGAAGATTGCGAAGAAGATGTGGAGGGTCTTCTTCGGGTGGCTGGGTGGTGGTGGCTTCATCGTCCTGAGCGTGGTCATCCTCCTGATGATCGAACACACCATTGCCGACTGGGGTCTCCACATGCTCTCGGGCAGGACCCATACCGAAGTTCCCGAGAGTAGCTACACCACGGCTCAGCTGATCCAACGCCTCGGCGTGGTCGGTGTTTTTGTGACCGTGTATGTGTTTGGGCTCAGAGTCTTCTCTAAGTTGGCGATGAGCGCTGAGCACGCAGCGGTTGATGCCCGGGAGCGGGTGTCGCTGATCCGCACCTATCAGGCGCTCGTTCACAAAAACACCGGGTTCAGCGAGGCCTCGTTCGATGCGGTCGTTAAGCGTCTCACGCGGCCCGTGCCAACAGGCTTGGTGAAGGCCGATCCGATTTCGCCGATCAGCTTCTCGGGCTTCGGCGGCAAGCCGTAGGCGGTTTTGAATTCTTAAAGGCATCCGTGCCTCTGTTTTCTCGGTCTTGGGGAAGTTGCTGAGTGTTTGTGTAACGCGGGCTGTGCGTAACCTGGGGTTCTCGGTCGGCCGTGGGGGTTAATTCCTATCAAGCGGCGAGATTTCCCTTGTGGCCGACGCCACGCTGGGCTATGGTCGAGTTATGGACCTCTGGACCCTGCTCACCGAGTCGCAAGACCTGCTGCACACACTGCTGGAAGTAGTGCTGGGTGCCGCTTTGGCGGTCTGGGTCGTGGATTCGGTAATAAAAAAACGCCATGCAGATGACAATTTTTCCACACCCAGTGGTCAGGTGTCGGGCTATAACGGCAGCCAGAGCAACAAGCCTCTTTTGAAAAAGTCCCTTAAAAAAAAGAACCGAAAACAAGAAGCCCCCGACGAAAAAACCCCAGAACCGTACCCACAAGCGGATCATCGATATTCGCCCGACGGCGTATGGCCCCCTCAAAAAAACAAAGTGCTTGTGCACGGTCCGTAAAAATCCTACACTTATCGGTTCGCCTTCTTCCGGTTTGTAGAACCTGCTGAAATTCATTGAATCACCTCCGTGGATATCGCGGAGGTTTTTCTCATGCCCGCGGCAAGCTGACGGGTAGAATCTAGAAAACCTTCGCGGTCACAACCAAAAGGAACAGTCCTATGGTCGAAGTGATCGCAGCTACGCTCTCGATCACCGCTTCCATGCTCGCCATCGGCCGATGGTGGGTGACTCGGAAGCCGTGAATGAACTCGCCAGCGGCTTGTTGACCTACGGGCCTGACCCAAGGGTGATCGAGATGAATCAGGCCCGTGGACACTTGCCCGCAACTGAAGCAAGTCAGGTGCGGAGGGAATGTTTGCTCTGTTCGCACCCGGCCGCGAAGGTTTTTTTTCATCAACTACAACCCCGGCGTGCACGGGGTAGGCGTGCGACATCCTCGCCAGCTTGGGCTTGGGCCGGCGAGCCTTCGCCCGCAGCTCATCGTCGATTCGTTTCTTGGCGACGGCGAAGTTCCCCGGGTCCAGCTCGATCCCGATGAAGCGATAGCCGTGACGCAACGCCGCCACGCCGGTGCTGCCGCTGCCCATGGTCGGGTCGATCACGATGCCCCCGGAACGGCACAACGCCTTGATGAGGTACGCCATCACTTCGACGGGTTTCTCAGTCGAGTGGTGACGCTTGCCGGGCGGGATGTTGGCGCAGCGCAGGATGTTGTCGGGCCGTCCGTTGGGTAGGCGCCACCGCCCCTTGCTGGCGATCCACGCCCGTTCGTCACACGGAGCCAACGCGCGGGCGGTGTCGCCCATGCCGCCGTGGCCTTTGTCCCAGATGAACTGGTTGTGGCAGCGGAAGCCCGCGGTCTCGATCGCCATCTTCCACCGGTCCTGCAGGCGTTCGACGTGGAAGCACGCCAGCGCCGCCGAGGGTTTGAGTACGCGGAACGTCTCGCCCAGGAACCAGATGTAAGGGTGCTTATCGTTGGCGATCGCCGACCGCTGATTCTCAAAGCCGCGGTAGTCCATGCCGTAAGGCGGATCGACCGCGCAGCAGTCGATCACTTCCGGGGGCATGGCCTGCAACGCTTCGAGGCAGGAGCCGTTGATCAACAGGTGACGTCGTCGGCCCGCGACTAGGTCTTCAAAATGGGAGCGCCATCTCGGCATCGGCTGGGGAGTCCTTTCCCGTAGTGGTGTTGGTGTTGTGCCCGTCGCGGTTGAGGGCGTTGAGGATGTGTTCGAGCTGTCGGGTGTCGCAGTTGTCCAGGTCGCCCGACCAGGGGCCGATCGCCTTGCGTATGACACCGTCGACATAAGCAGTGCCGTAGGCGTTGGCGAGTTCGTCGGCGCGTTCCTGCACGCAGAAGCGTTTGCGCTTCCAGTCGCCCTCGCGCTCGGCGTGGTGCCAGTAGAACGGCGGCTGGCCGCCGACGCGGTCGTCGTCCGACGCCTCTTCGCACCGCGCCATGAACCACTCGAAGTCGCTGTTGGTCAGCTCGCTGCAGCGCGTCGAAAACCGCTCGGCCCGGTCATCCCAAGCCCGGCCGTCGAGCTGCCGCAACAGAAGGTCCTTGCGCGAGGTGTCTTTGCCTTTGACCAGGCCCGCTTCCCGCGCGGCCTGGTTGGCGATCCGGACTTGTTTGGTCGTCCATCCCATCAGGCGGCCCCCTTCAATGCGCCGTTGCTTGTGCCGCCGATCGTCTCCAGGCGGTGACGCTGCGGCTCGGTCAGGCGCTGCCAGGTCGGCATCCGCCGGACGTGGTCGAGCAGGTTGGCGGGATGGATCAACGCGGCCTTCTGCCCGGCGGGCTCGTGACGAACCGGCAGTCCCCCGGAAACGATCCAGTAGCGAATCGCCTGGACGCTCACGCCACAGAGCTTGGCCGCCGCGACGGTGGTCAACAGCCCGTCGGCACTACGCGGGGTGATGCCGAGCTGCTTTGCCCGGCTCCGCACCGCGTTGGCACTCCGACCGAGGTGACGGCCGATGGTTTGATGCGTCGCCTTCCCGAGGCGGTCTTCGAGGTATTGGTCTTCCTCGACCGACCAACGCCGCTCGCTCATAGGCTTGTAACCCCTGGCGGCCTTCAACGTCTGGTCGAGCGGCCAGGCGGTCAGCACACCGTTGGGGGCCTTGGAGCTGCGCGGCACTTTGAAGCGCAGCGGTGTGATCTTGCCCAAACGAATCCAGCATGTCTGACCGCCCGGCCCGATGCCGATGATCTTCGACGCCACCGACGCGCGGACGTAGCGCACCCCCTCGTGCAGCACCGACGCGTCGGTGAGCCGCTGCTCGATCATCGTGATGTCGCGGGTCGGTGTGGTCATGGTCAGGCGGTCATCTGGCGGAGGGACTGCGGGCGTTCGATCGCTTCGGCCTGGGCGAGGATGTCGTCGGCCTCGTCGGCGGCTTCGTCCAGGACCTGGGCGACGAAGTGGTCGCAGCTCACGACCTCGTCGCGGCCCCAGGCGTCGACGATGCCTTCGAGTACCGCGTTGGCGAAGCCCAAGGCACCCCAGTCCAGGAGGTTGGCCACCGACCAGACCATCGCCAGCACGTCGTCGTCGGCCAGCTTGATCTGCTTCATCCGCACGAACTCGCGGATCTCTTCGACTGAGTAGAGCGGGCGGCCAATCCGATTCGGGTCGTCGGGGTGCGCTTCCCGCGCCATGCGGTCGACGATGTTGAGCTTCTTGCAGCGTCGGTGGAACTGGCCACCGCCCGACGCGCGGTCGTCGATGAACTCGAAGATCTTGGCCGAGCCGAACATCAGCACCGGGACCTTGGTCTCGTCGTGGATCGCCCGCACGATGCCCGCCGCTTCCGGCGGAAGGTTCTGGGCCTCGTTGAGGATCAGCGTGCAGTTCTTGTTCCGCAGCTCCTCGCAGAGCCGGTCGATCATCTCGGCGCTGCCCCGCCGTTTCTGGGGCATCCCTACCTTGGTGAAGATGGTGCGGACCAGCGCGGTGCCGGTCATCTTCGAGTTGCAGTTCACCACGTAGCCGTTGAGTTCCTCGGCCAGGTAGTCGATCACCATGTCCTTGCCCGCGCCCGAGGGGGCGACGATCGCGGCCATCCGTTCGAGGCGGTGGGCGGCGCGGGCGGCCTGCATCATCAGCTCGCAGACCCAGGTGGGGACGTACTCGCGAGTGCTCTTGCTGACCCGGCGTCGGGCCTCGCGTTCGAGCCAGAGGTTCACCGAGTGGGTGACCTTGTCGACCTTGCCCTTGTACTTGTCGGCCAGCCACTGGCTCAGCGTCGAGGGCTTGTAGTCGATCTGATCGGCCAGGGCCGTCAGCGTCACGGGGTCGTCGGTGCCCTCGGTGTCCTCCATCATCTTGCGGAGGCGCGAGCGGACGGATTCGGTTTCGTAACGGGTCAGTTTGCGGTTCTTGGGCAGCATCCGTGCCTCCACGATGATTCGGTCGTTCTCGACCAGGCGTTCCTTCACCTGGTCACGCAGTCGCGCGTAGGGGTCGCGCGGGTTCATTCCTCGGCCCCTCGTTTCGGTCGTTTGAGGTTGGGCATGGCCACCCGGCCCCCGGAAGTGATCCGCCCAGCAGTGCCTTTGGCGGCGGACTTGGCCCGCGTCTGTTGCAGGTGCGAGACCACATTGCCCCCGGAAACCACCCCGGAAGCATCGGCGGGATCGGGGGCGGCGACCTCAGCGCCTGCGGCTTGCTTGAAGTCGGGCTTGAACGGGTCTTTCGGGGGCGTGTCGAGGGGCGTTTGAATGCCCTTCAAAAGGTCGGGCTGGGCCTGGGGCTTGCGGTAGGCTTCGAGCGCCAGCGTCTGCTCGGGCGTGGCGACCCGCCGCGCCGGGCCACGCTTGTTGACCACCTTCATCGCCTTTTCGTACTCGCGCTTCTCACGCATCAGCTCCTTGACGTTGCTCTCGGCCACCGGGCCGGGCACACCGCCCAGGCGGTTGCTGGCGATGGTGCCGACCAGCTTCATCTGCTGCGTGTAGACGTTGACCGAGCGGACGTCGGCCGGGTCGTAGGTCACCAGGACCTTCTCGCCGCCCGCCTTGAACTTGCGGAGGCGGTGGTCGTTCATGCCGTAGCGTATGGTCATGCCGCGGACGCGGATCGACACGCCGCCGCGCCCGACCGTGACCGGGCGGTGCCAACGCTGAAGCAAGAGGTCCAGCACCGACGGGTCGGCCAGGCCCCGGAAGTGCGTTGTCCAGTTCGCCAGCGCCTGAGCCGGTGACAACAGGCGGCGTTCTTCGTCGCGCAGGTCTTCGATGGTGTGCTCGTTCGAGCGGTTGTAGCCTTCGATCTGCAGCGCCATCGCCTCGACGACCTCGTCGTAGGCCGGAACCATGCCGGGGGTCTTGAGGATCTTCGCCAATCGCTCGGGCCGGTTCTCGGGCGTGTTGCCGCTGTAGCTCGCCCAGCTCTTACAGAAGCGTTCGTGCAGCGGGCGGTAGAAGCTCTCCTGGCGTGGCTTGCCGGTCGGGTTGTAGGGCAGGCTGAAGTGGACCTCGATCCCCAGCATCGCGTAGATGCCCTGGAAGCTGGTCTCATCGATATAGCCCTTGGGGACGACGGTCTTCTGCCGCTCCTGCTTGGTCTGGCCGTGGAAGATGTACCCCGCGTAGTCTTTGCCGTTGTCGATCCACGCGACGCGAGGCAGCCCCGCGTCGGGGTTGTCGATGATCGCTCGCCGCAGCGCCGCCAGGATCGTGCTGCCGTCGGGCCCGGTCGAGACGGCATAACCCATGATCTTGCGGGTACGCCAGTCCTGCCAGGTGGTGATCCACGGCCGGACCAGCTCGTTGCCGAACCAGCACCACATATCGAGTTGGCTGTGGTCGGACACCCAGCACTCGTTGGCCGAGAAACGTTCGGGGTGCTGCTCGATGTACGGGGAGGCCGAGTTGCGCCACTTCCGGGGCTCGCGGTTCTTGAGCGCCGTCTCCCGGTCGAAGTGTTCCCACATCCGCCGCCGCACCACCGCGAGGCTGGGCCACTGGAGCTGCTCGGCGCGGGCGTGGTCGCGGACCATGCGCCAGCAGGTCGCGGCGTGGCGTTTGTTCTCGTCGAGGTAGAGCTGCTTGAAGTAGTCCCAGCACGCCGGGTCGCCGCCGCTGCGGTTGTCGCCGCCGCGGGTGTCGACCAGCGCCCCCATGCCCTTGTCCTTCTTCTGCTTCTCCCACCGCAGCAGCGATCGCGGCGAAACCTTCAGGCCGTGCTGCTGGCTCAGCTGAGCGCACAGCGGGCCGATCCAATCCTTCTGCGGGACGCTTCGCGTGGACCGCTCGCGGTTGAGCGCCTCGATGCAGATCAACCGGATGCCCATGTCACGGCGCTGCTTGGCGGTGAGCTGGGCGACACCGTCGGGCATCTGCTCCCCCACCGGGGCTTCGACCAGCGCCGGGTCGTAGCGGCGATCGATCCACCACCGCACGTTGCCGCCGCCCGGGGGCGGGGCCTGGAACGCCAGGGCCTTGCCCATCAGCTCGCTGGCACACTTGCGTCGCAACGCGCCGGGGTTCATACCCAGCAGCGGCGCGGCGTCGGCCACCTCGATGAGGTACGGCCAGTCCGGCATCGCGTGGTCGGGCTTCGAGCTGAGGGGTTGAAGAAGGGACATCGTGGGGCTTAGGGTCTTCCGTGGTTCGTGGCTACCGGGGGTCCGGGGGGGGGTTAGTCGGCGAGGCGGAGGGTTTGGTCGAAGGTGCGGCGGTGGGCTTGGAGCTCGCGTTCAACCTTGTGGCTTCGGTAGCGTTCGATGAGGGTGTCGGTGGCGATGTAGACGATCAGGGTGCAGCCGATGAGCGTGAGCACGAACGCCTGGGTGAAGTTGCCCACGCCCAGGCGGTGACCGCCAAGCCACATCAACAGGAAGGTGAGGTTGAGCGCCCAC
Protein-coding regions in this window:
- a CDS encoding DUF6161 domain-containing protein, which gives rise to MPKDESEHTQDKYIIKVPGEGENREYVVDGIDELKEFLVAQKEFVRLITESNPQDGRDRGYVSHPLVNQVVRRMQWIQRFDRDEFEQMQDKGDGDALSTYVKRTLIELNSWLSETKMPTRDSLLGETLIDIHDRAGLPGTINALAYLLNESTTPMVAHGRPLAASEMTQWAADGVASIKLAQMGLSESLTLERMLHQKLDDFAKRSDEALGSIEQSKDTFNDFYATSVEQMKDFGRNVGTALNNFNSVFEDEKKARADEFQAASSNWQVVLEDMQKTQQTAINDLDAFMRLSPATRFWNRRDKEARKIAKKMWRVFFGWLGGGGFIVLSVVILLMIEHTIADWGLHMLSGRTHTEVPESSYTTAQLIQRLGVVGVFVTVYVFGLRVFSKLAMSAEHAAVDARERVSLIRTYQALVHKNTGFSEASFDAVVKRLTRPVPTGLVKADPISPISFSGFGGKP
- a CDS encoding DNA-methyltransferase, with translation MPRWRSHFEDLVAGRRRHLLINGSCLEALQAMPPEVIDCCAVDPPYGMDYRGFENQRSAIANDKHPYIWFLGETFRVLKPSAALACFHVERLQDRWKMAIETAGFRCHNQFIWDKGHGGMGDTARALAPCDERAWIASKGRWRLPNGRPDNILRCANIPPGKRHHSTEKPVEVMAYLIKALCRSGGIVIDPTMGSGSTGVAALRHGYRFIGIELDPGNFAVAKKRIDDELRAKARRPKPKLARMSHAYPVHAGVVVDEKKPSRPGANRANIPSAPDLLQLRASVHGPDSSRSPLGQARRSTSRWRVHSRLPSHPPSADGEHGSGDRERSCDHFDHRTVPFGCDREGFLDSTRQLAAGMRKTSAISTEVIQ
- a CDS encoding AAA family ATPase — protein: MNPRDPYARLRDQVKERLVENDRIIVEARMLPKNRKLTRYETESVRSRLRKMMEDTEGTDDPVTLTALADQIDYKPSTLSQWLADKYKGKVDKVTHSVNLWLEREARRRVSKSTREYVPTWVCELMMQAARAAHRLERMAAIVAPSGAGKDMVIDYLAEELNGYVVNCNSKMTGTALVRTIFTKVGMPQKRRGSAEMIDRLCEELRNKNCTLILNEAQNLPPEAAGIVRAIHDETKVPVLMFGSAKIFEFIDDRASGGGQFHRRCKKLNIVDRMAREAHPDDPNRIGRPLYSVEEIREFVRMKQIKLADDDVLAMVWSVANLLDWGALGFANAVLEGIVDAWGRDEVVSCDHFVAQVLDEAADEADDILAQAEAIERPQSLRQMTA
- a CDS encoding DNA-binding domain-containing protein; translation: MSLLQPLSSKPDHAMPDWPYLIEVADAAPLLGMNPGALRRKCASELMGKALAFQAPPPGGGNVRWWIDRRYDPALVEAPVGEQMPDGVAQLTAKQRRDMGIRLICIEALNRERSTRSVPQKDWIGPLCAQLSQQHGLKVSPRSLLRWEKQKKDKGMGALVDTRGGDNRSGGDPACWDYFKQLYLDENKRHAATCWRMVRDHARAEQLQWPSLAVVRRRMWEHFDRETALKNREPRKWRNSASPYIEQHPERFSANECWVSDHSQLDMWCWFGNELVRPWITTWQDWRTRKIMGYAVSTGPDGSTILAALRRAIIDNPDAGLPRVAWIDNGKDYAGYIFHGQTKQERQKTVVPKGYIDETSFQGIYAMLGIEVHFSLPYNPTGKPRQESFYRPLHERFCKSWASYSGNTPENRPERLAKILKTPGMVPAYDEVVEAMALQIEGYNRSNEHTIEDLRDEERRLLSPAQALANWTTHFRGLADPSVLDLLLQRWHRPVTVGRGGVSIRVRGMTIRYGMNDHRLRKFKAGGEKVLVTYDPADVRSVNVYTQQMKLVGTIASNRLGGVPGPVAESNVKELMREKREYEKAMKVVNKRGPARRVATPEQTLALEAYRKPQAQPDLLKGIQTPLDTPPKDPFKPDFKQAAGAEVAAPDPADASGVVSGGNVVSHLQQTRAKSAAKGTAGRITSGGRVAMPNLKRPKRGAEE